A genomic window from Balaenoptera musculus isolate JJ_BM4_2016_0621 chromosome Y, mBalMus1.pri.v3, whole genome shotgun sequence includes:
- the LOC118889461 gene encoding LOW QUALITY PROTEIN: amelogenin, Y isoform-like (The sequence of the model RefSeq protein was modified relative to this genomic sequence to represent the inferred CDS: inserted 1 base in 1 codon) — protein MGTWILFACFLGAAFAMPVSKEPWHPGYINFSYESSYFQVVRIDGTASVLTPLKWYQNIIRHLYSTYGYEPMGGWLHHQIIPVVSQQAALPPHHHFPMVPAQQRAVPQQTMVPVPGQHSTTPSQPHQPHLPAPAQQPVQPQPHPPLLPQPPLPPMFPMQPLPPXLLDLPLEAWPATDKTKREEVVSTP, from the exons ATGGGGACCTGGATTTTGTTTGCCTGCTTTTTGGGAGCAGCCTTTGCTATGCCTGTGAGTAAAGAGC CCTGGCACCCTGGTTATATCAACTTCAGCTATGag AGCTCATATTTTCAGGTTGTCCGTATTGACGGGACTGCATCA GTGCTTACCCCTCTGAAGTGGTACCAGAACATAATAAGACACCTG TACTCGACCTACGGTTACGAACCCATGGGTGGCTGGCTGCACCACCAAATCATTCCCGTGGTATCCCAGCAGGCTGCCCTGCCGCCTCATCACCACTTCCCCATGGTGCCAGCCCAGCAGCGCGCGGTCCCCCAGCAAACCATGGTGCCAGTTCCTGGCCAGCACTCCACGACTCCAAGCCAACCCCACCAGCCACACCTTCCTGCGCCCGCCCAGCAGCCCGTCCAGCCGCAGCCTCACCCGCCCCTGCTGCCCCAGCCGCCTCTGCCTCCGATGTTCCCCatgcagcccctgcccc ttctTCTTGACCTGCCTCTGGAGGCTTGGCCAGCAACAGACAAGACCAAGCGGGAGGAAGTGGTGAGTACACCGTGA